One region of Purpureocillium takamizusanense chromosome 4, complete sequence genomic DNA includes:
- a CDS encoding uncharacterized protein (COG:S~EggNog:ENOG503NZSP~TransMembrane:1 (i258-276o)): MTYSSTYKPRPFTDVFTGDTDINRRKCGRTVPMKVLILGLGRTGTASMRAAMKQLGYVDTYHMMNCSIENPPDALMWMDALCAKYDGQGVRFTRADWDQLLGGAQAVCDWPAIAFARELIEAYPEAKVVLTNRDVDSWHASTMKTVYWRVTDPELRWLSHFDWAAGMYYPMLRKFFDTFFEGDFPNRGKDVFRRHYAEVRSLVPKERLLEYRVTDGWGPLCEFLGEPVPKGCAFPNVNDNSDFVTRSRRRNRSQMYNVALRYLVWMVVGLLMFVALRRLLVMYQLV, translated from the exons atgacctACTCGTCCACCTACAAGCCGCGTCCGTTCACCGACGTCTTCACGGGCGACACCGACATCAACCGTCGCAAGTGCGGCCGCACTGTGCCCATGAAGGTGCTCATCCTTGGCCTCGGTCGCACCGGCACTGCCT ccatgcgcgccgccatgaagCAGCTCGGCTACGTGGACACGTACCACATGATGAACTGCTCCATTGAGAACCCGCCCGATGCCCTCATGTGGATGGACGCCCTGTGCGCCAAGTacgacggccagggcgtcaGGTTCACACGCGCCGACTGGGAccagctgctgggcggcgcgcaagcCGTGTGCGACTGGCCGGCGATTGCGTTTGCGcgcgagctcatcgaggcgtaccccgaggccaaggtggTGCTCACAAaccgcgacgtcgactcgTGGCACGCGTCCACGATGAAAACGGTGTACTGGCGCGTCACGGACCCGGAGCTGCGCTGGCTATCGCACTTCGACTGGGCCGCCGGCATGTACTACCCGATGCTGCGCAAGTTCTTCGACACCTTCTTCGAGGGCGACTTTCCCAACAGGGGCAAGGACGTGTTCCGCAGGCACTACGCCGAGGTGCGCAGCCTGGTGCCCAAGGAGCGGCTGCTTGAGTACCGCGTCACGGACGGCTGGGGCCCGCTGTGCGAGTTTCTCGGCGAGCCGGTGCCCAAGGGGTGCGCGTTCCCCAACGTCAATGACAACTCGGACTTTGTGACGCGGTCGCGTCGTCGGAACAGGAGCCAGATGTACAACGTGGCGCTGCGGTACCTGGTGTGGATGGTGGTTGGGCTGCTCATGTTTGTGGCTctccggcggctgctggtcATGTACCAGCTCGTCTAA